The stretch of DNA CAAAATCACGTCTGGGCGCAGGGCGCGGGCCTTCACGATGGCGTCTTCGCCGCTGTCGGCCTCGCCCACCACGCGCAGATCGGCTTCGGTTTCCAGCAGTTCGCGTGTGCCCTTCCGCACCACCGGATGATCGTCGACCAGCAGCAATGTGATGGCGCGGGGCGTCTCGGTGTCGGGTTCGCGGGGGTCTGCATCAAGCATAGGCGCAGAATACGCGGCGCGGTGGGGGAAGATGGGCCAGAAGCTCTGGGTTCTGAACTGTGCGCCCCGAGCCATGAATGCAGGGGCCTAGAGAATATGGATGAATTTGGGGGTAGAGGGGCAATCGCTGGCGCTCATTTACCCCCTCGCAACCTCCTCCCAAGGGTGATGAGTTAAAAGCCCCAGATTTCAGCTCTTGATTTTGGCCCTCGCCCTTGCGGGACTCGTAGAGTTGCGGAGCAGAGAGGGGCGCTGTGAAACAGCAGGGTGAGGGGAGTGAGCCACAACGATTGCCCTACTTCGACCCTAGACCCTTAGATGTCCTCCCACACAACAAAAACTGCCGCCCCAGGAGAGGAACGGCAGCCCAATAATTCAGAGCGAATGCTTCAGCCTTTGCTCAGCGCCTTCCAGAGCGTGCCCGTGCGGAACGCGACCATCGGATTAAAGGCTTCGGCGCTGATGCCCTTGACGGTGTCGCGGTAGGCCAGAATGCCGGGGTTGCTGGGCAGAAGCACGTAATACGCCTGATCGGCGGCGCGGCGAGCAATGTCGGCGTACAGCGTGTTGCGGCGTTCGGCGTCGGTGATCGTGCGGGCCTCGTTGATCCAGGTATCAAGCTGCGCGTCCTTAAAGTTCAGGCGGGGCTGGTAATAGCCTTCGCTGCTATAAAAGGTATGCACGAAGTTGTCAGGGTCAGCGTAATCGGGTGCCCATCCCGTAATGATCATCAGTTCTTTGCCTGCCGCACCGTCGCTGATGATTTCAGACCACTCCTTGGCATTGATATTGATCTTGAATTTTGGATTCAGGGACTCGATGTTCTTCTTCATCAGTTCCATGCCTGTCTGGGCGCTCGCGCTTCCGGCGCGGTAGGTAGCAGTCAGAGTAAAGCCGTTTTCCCACACCTGGCCGTTCCATGCCCGCTGGAAGGCGGCGCGGGCGGCCTCCAGATCAAATTTGGGTGCTTCCAGACCCTTGTCGTAGCCGGGGAAAGTGTCGGGCAAGAGGAAGTTGCGGGCCTCACCCTTACCGCCCTGCACTTCCTCGATAAACTGCGGCACGTTGAAGGCTGCCACAAAACCCCGGCGCACGTCTATGTCGCTAAAAAAGTCGGCAGGAATGCCTTTGCCGTCCAGCTTGCCACTGCCGATGCGGGTGGCGTCCTTCATATTCTGGTTCATGGAGATGCCGAACGCGCCCGTATCGGGCAGGTTGTCCAAGATGGCAATGCCTTCTTTGCCCGTCAACTGCTTTTCGATGATGGGCCGTCCACCCGTTTCGATCAGGTCGGCGTCGCCCCGTTCGAAGGCCTGAAGGCGGGCCGCCTGCTCCGGCACCTTCTGAATCACCACGTTTTTGATGCTGGCCTTGTCGCCCCAGTACTCCTCGAAAGCGGCAGCCGTCAGCGCATTTGCGGTCTTTTCTCGCAGACGATAAGCGCCCGTGCCGCTGGGATCCTGGGCAAGCGGACTGCCCGTCAGGTCTTTGCCCACTGCGGCCTTCCAAGTGGCCTCGGTGCCGTCCCACTCGCCAATTTCCTTGGCATGGGCGCTGTCTACGATGCTCTGGCCCGTGTAGGCCAGCTTGGACAGGAAGGCAGGATCGGCTTTCGGCAAAGTAAACACCAGCGTTTCGCCGTCGCACTTGACCGCGTCGGTGATGCGCTGCCAGGTGATAGAGCTGTCGTCGTTGGCGTTGGCGCCCGT from Deinococcus sp. QL22 encodes:
- a CDS encoding ABC transporter substrate-binding protein, giving the protein MNPSRSPKKVLSALALATLALTLAACNNQSNNGAASTLVVQESADIPTLDPGTTYDTGSGQVVENLYETLLTYKGNSLSELEPLLATEWTEGNEGREYRFTLREGVKFHAGNDFKCADAEYTFRRNLVTNTADSGNWFLSESLLGTGANANDDSSITWQRITDAVKCDGETLVFTLPKADPAFLSKLAYTGQSIVDSAHAKEIGEWDGTEATWKAAVGKDLTGSPLAQDPSGTGAYRLREKTANALTAAAFEEYWGDKASIKNVVIQKVPEQAARLQAFERGDADLIETGGRPIIEKQLTGKEGIAILDNLPDTGAFGISMNQNMKDATRIGSGKLDGKGIPADFFSDIDVRRGFVAAFNVPQFIEEVQGGKGEARNFLLPDTFPGYDKGLEAPKFDLEAARAAFQRAWNGQVWENGFTLTATYRAGSASAQTGMELMKKNIESLNPKFKININAKEWSEIISDGAAGKELMIITGWAPDYADPDNFVHTFYSSEGYYQPRLNFKDAQLDTWINEARTITDAERRNTLYADIARRAADQAYYVLLPSNPGILAYRDTVKGISAEAFNPMVAFRTGTLWKALSKG